In Candidatus Moanabacter tarae, the genomic stretch TCATTCCTCTTGAGCCGGCCCTCCAACTGTGAATCGCGACCACAGAGTATTTCTTGCTCTCGCCCTTAATGCTACCCTTTGTTTTCTTCTCAGCGAAGTTAACAGTGTCCTCTCACGCATTTCTCTTCATCTCACTCTTGACGTACTCTATTTACTCTTCGCTGTCCTCTATTTCCGTGTTCATCATGGTCTGATCGTGGTAATGATTTCGGCTCTCGCGGTAGACTCGCTAGTACAAATTCCTTTTGGCCAAAGCATCTTCGTCTATTCATTCGCTTACCTCATCGCCCTTAGAATGCGATTCGGCATGCGGCGTGAAAACTACTATCATGTAATGATTATCGCGCTCACCGCCAATGCTGCCATTTACGTAGCCAACACTCTTGCCGCGATTGGGGAAGGATTCCCAGGTAGCACTTACTGGATTCGCTGTACTTCTGATTTTCTTCTTTCCGAACTGTTGATTGCACTTATTGCCAGTCTATATGTTCGATTCCAAAAGAACCTTTTCTACCATGTTGGTATCGATCTAGCCTCTGAACTTCAATTACTCTAGAGGTCACTCGATCAGATTTTGCTTTCTATATGAAAATGACAGGTTCCCAGAATGTTTGAAATCCACAGAAATTATGACCCGAGACTGCGGATTTTCTATCTTATTTTCGGGATTTTATTTTGTGTCCTCATCGCGATGCTCGCCTTTCGCCAACTGGTGAAAGGGGGAGAATATAGAGATGAGGAGAAACGACAAAGCCTCCGCAGAATTCTTATTCCAGGACCTAGGGGCAATATCTACGATCGAGAGGGACGACTCTTAGTTGGGAACCGGCCCCGCTTTTCCGCAGTAGTTTACCTAGGGGAATTGCGCCCTGAATTTCGATCTAAATACATCGAAATGGTTATAGAAGCTCGGCAACGAAGCGAGAGTATAGATCGCTATGAACTTAACATCGAAGCGCGAAGACAGGTCGTGCAAGGATACCTTGATCTCATCAACGAAATTCTCGATCGAGAGGAAACCGTTTCGAGACATGAAATCGAACGTCACTTCCGGCAAAATCTACTCCTCCCCTTCCCCCTTATCGCCGACCTCCACCCTGATCAGTATGCCCGACTTATCGAACTCATCCCCGTAGAATCGCCCATCCAAATCCAAACTGGCAGCACCCGATATTTCCCCTACGGATCAGCAGCCTGCCACACTATAGGCTTCGTCGGTTCGACCTGGGAGGTCTCGGAGGATGGACTTCCAGGTGCTGATCTTACCACCCTCACATTCAAAGGGAATGAGGGCCGGACCGGTATCGAGTACCACTTTGATAAACACCTACAAGGCTCCACCGGAGGAGAGTTTTGGATCGTTGATCCCTCGGGTTTTCAGTACAAACAAACAGCGTTCAAGTTACCTCTAAAGGGAAATAATCTCTCCCTTACAATCGATATCGACTTACAGACCGTAGCCGAACGAGAGATGGGCAACCGAGTAGGAGGAATCGTTGCACTAGATGTTAAGACGGGCGAGGTTCTAGTTCTCGCAAGCAAACCCAATTTTGATCTTAATCGCCTGTCTCCTTTCATCCCGAACCGGGTCTACCGCGAAATCACAGCTTCGGGTGCCTGGTTGAATCGCGCTGTTTCCGGTCTCTACCCACCTGGATCAACCTTCAAGATTGTTACCGCAACTGCCGGTCTAACATCCGGAGCGATCACCGCCAGCACCGAATTCGAATGCCACGGAGAACTAAAGGTGGGAAAACGCAACTTTGTGTGCCGAAATCATAAGGAACACGGAGAATTCTCTCTCGATTGGGCCCTTTTAAAAAGCTGTAATGTCTACTTCTATCGGCTGGGATTAAAGACAGGCGTCGACATGATCAGCCAAACCGCACTCAGCTTCGGCCTTAACCAACCCACTGGAATCGAGCTTCCTAACGAAACAAAGAAAATGATTATTCCGGACCGAAAATGGAAACAGTCTCGACGCTACGACCGTTGGTATCCCGGAGATACTGCCAACCTATCTATCGGCCAGGGTTATCTCCGAGTGACGCCGTTACAGTTCGCCTGTCTCACCGCTTCCTTAGCTAGAGGCGAGACTCGCACTCAGCCCACTTTGATTTTCGATCAGGCCCGCGACCACCGAGCAATCGACCACGGTGGGAAACCAATACCTCTCCCATCGGAAGAATATCGGAGAATTATTGATGGAATGGAACAAGCGACCCTAGTGGGAAGTGCACGGTTAGCGAGAATTCCAGGACTTCGAATTGCTTCCAAGACCGGAACTCCTCAGGTAATAGTGAAAGGTAAGACCCTTTCCTTTGGGGCTTTCATAGCATTCGCTCCTATCGAAGATCCACAGATTGCTCTCTCGGTATTTATTGAAGCGACTTCGCGGGATGACCAATATAGCGGTGGAATCACCGCCGCGCCAATCGGTAGAGCAATTCTTGAAGCCTATTTTGAAAAGAAAGAAAAAAGACTAAAAGTAGCTGGGCTTTAGGAAAAATTGCTACCTTTAGACTATACCATAAGCAACTCTCTTACCTTTCGAATAAACAGCCTAGAAAACAAGCTTACCCTGATTCTTTCGTTACGGAAAACTAACAAACCACGTGGGATTTTCTAGCCTAGAAAATCACCGTAAGAACCCAGAAACAAAGCAATATCAATCTTCCAAAATCAGTTGTAAGACTCGAGAGACTAGCCTTTACTTATCTTCTCCGTAGATCTCTGGGATGAAATTGAGAGGTTACCTGACTCCCCTAGCAGCTGGATTACTGGTTTCGTTGTTAACTGTGCACGGAGCCAATCTTAGATCGGGCCCCATGCTCGGCTATAGTACAATGAAGGAAGTTCTAGTATGGGTGCAAACCGATGTTCCGGCAGACGTTAAAATTAAATATTGGGAGCAAGATCTTCCAGAAACCGCTCAGTTCACAGATGTTGTAAGGACAAATAAGCAAACCGCTTTTGTTGCTCAGTGTATAGCCGATAAAGTTACCTGGAGTCGCGTCTATGAATACTCTGTGATAATAGATGGACAAAAGGTTATCCCTAGATTCCGAAAAGGTTATGCAGAAAAGGGCCCGATCCCTCTCTCCTTCCAAACCCAACCCCGTTGGCGCCATGCCGAGGCAGCCGACTTCAGCCCACCTGACTTTAGTGTCGCCCTAGGTAGTTGTGCTTACTTCACGGAGAAGGGTTACAATTGGGAAGAAAGCAAAACCCCATATGGAGACCATTACGAAATCTTTGAATCAATCTACGAACATGATCCGGATTTAATGATTTGGTTGGGAGATCAAATCTATCTGCGCGAAGCGGATTGGACTTCAAGGACGGGAATCTTTCATCGCTACAATCACTTCCGTTCATTTCCATATCTCCGTGCCCTCTTCGCAACGGTTCATCAATACGCTATCTGGGACGACCATGACTTCGGGCCCAACGACATCGGTCGCACCTTTTGGAACAAAGAGGCAACTTTAGAAGCCTTCAAACTCTATTGGGGAAATCCATCATATGGGTTTAAGGATATGCCTGGAATCACCACTTTTTTCAATTGGGGAGACGCTAATTTTTATCTTCTCGACAATCGATATTATCGAGTGGCGGCGGATGATGATCCTGAACCTTTTGGAGGCCCGAAAAGTCATCACGGAAAGGAGCAAATTGATTGGCTTGTCGAGACAATGCGCCACCAACAAGGCCAGGATGACTTTGCCTATCCCTCCTCCTTTAATATCGTCGTTACTGGGAACCAAGTGCTCAGCGACAGCCCTAACCCGGAAGGATTTCGCAATTATCACAGTGAATGGCAATACATGATAGACCGAATTATTCACGCTAAAATCGATGGCGTAATCTTCCTCACAGGTGACGTGCATTTTACCGAATTCAGCAAAGAGGTGCACATCAGTGGGGCGAAGTCCAGTACTCCAGGTAACCCTGGTGCTTCCTATCCCTTTCATGATCTCACCATCTCACCTCTGACCTCAGCTGCCTTTCTTGACCCATGGGATAATTCTTACCGCGTCGATATTTTCCCCGACTCAAATGACGATTTCATCACCAAACGTAATTTCGCTATTCTCGACTTCAAGGGACCGAAAAGCGACCGTCGAATCGAGATTCGTATCTTTGATAGCGAGGGCAATCTGATTAACCAAAAACATGATGGGAAGAAGGGCCAAATCGACGGTCTCTGGATACTTAAAGCTAACGATCTTAAAGCTCCGAAATAAATCTCGAGTTTCAGTAACCGATCTAAAGTTAGGACCCCTACTTGTCCCCTAAGAGCATTGAATCCCAACATCGGATCCCTAAAATTTTGTTTGTCCCTTTTCCTCGTCCTGACTGTCCTCACCCTCTCAGGATGCCGCTGGGGATCTAAACTTGCATCTGAACTTGACCCACAGTCAGTTCTTGAAAATTACAGGACTTTTGCTGTCATGCCCCTACCAGCTGCGATTCCAGGTGCTCCGCCCGGAACTGTTCCCCGGTACGGTGGAATGATCAAGGAAACAGTCGAAGGTATTCTGAATTCGAAAGGATACAAACGGTCAAAGCTTGAAACAGCAGACTTTGCCGTTAAGATAGGCGGCTATGTCATCCCCGAAATCGACGTTAAAGAATGGGGCTATTCCGACTACGGGGAACCGGATGGTCATCAGTGGTGGGAATCGTATCCTTATAGTGAAATCGAAATTGGATCCTACGTCTATGGTACCCTTCTCATCGAAATCTTTGATCGCAGCTCGAAGCAGATGGTATGGGTCGCTTGGGTCACCGGGAAAAGGAAATTCAAGCCACCCGACCCCGTTAAAATTAAAAAGGCCATCAGTAAAATGTTGACCGACTTTCCCAATGGCGAATCAGTCACCAATCCTATCAGAAAATCCCGGAATCTTAAGAGACTCTGGTCTTTGATTAAACGATGAAAACGGAATCGTACTCAGGGTTAATCTTTTATGCGAAATAAATACGAAATCAGATTTCCACTGGGATGGGAAACCTCCCATCATTTTTAAAGATTGTGCTTTGTAAGTAGGGACACATAGACTCCCGTCAAACTCTTAAATATATGTACGTTATAATTGCTCCGATCCAAATCAAAGAGGGTAAAAAAGCAGAATTCATCCAAGAGATGATTCTCGACTCCAAAGGTTCAATTGAGAACGAACCCGGCTGCCTAACATTCGATATCATTCAAGACCCTGATGATCTAAACCGAATCTGGCTCTATGAAGTGTATGAAGATGAGGCAGCCTTCAAGATTCATACCGAAACTCCTCATTTTATAAAGTGGAGAGATACTGTCAAAGACTGGTCTGTTGAATGCCCAGTTAAAACTGTTATCGGCGGCTCTAAAATTTACCCATGAATAACTACAACTATCAAAAAGGACTGAAGATCGTCTGGGAAAAGGCGGTTGGACTTTATCGGGAAGGCAAGCGCAATTCTTCCTCTTTTTTTAACATTTCAGAAAGAGAATTCCTAAAATCAATTGGAGCTTCTGCCCAGGAGATCTACGATTTCGCAGAAGACTATGTTGGAGGAGAAGAACCAGACTTTACCACCTTTGCTCTGATTCAAAGCATCCGCCGACAGTATTTTTTGGAAGAACAAAAGGCAGTCGTTTCCAAGCGGAAAGTAGTTACCAATGATCTACCTCCTAAAGAAGCTGAAGTAGAAGGTATCGAATGGCTTCCCCGTATAATCCCCAAAGCTTTGGCCAAATTACGCGGTGAGATGCCCGACGATCTCATGTACTGCTGCGGTGGAGACCGCCGGTTCTTCAAACAGCACGATATCCACCCAGCCGAGTTCCTCCAACTCGCCTGGAAACACGAGAATAATGAAAGCGCCGTCGTCAGTTGGGTTTCCCGGCAGTCGAAATCTGCGAATCAGACCGTTCCCTCTTAGGAAACCTACCACCAAAAGCAAGCTCTCATCACCTCCTTAATTGCTCTTTCAAACTATACCTCTTCTGCTGTATTTGGAGGTGAGGGAGGTAATCCTAACGTTACCAGTGGTAATACCTGACAGGGATTAGAATAAACTGGGGAAATCGCCTGGAGGAAGAATCCCTTTATGGCAGCTAAGACTAAACTCTCTCCACCGCTCTAATGGGTCTCAACTAGATGATCACATCTTCCACAATCATGTGGTACTTCCAAAAAAATCGTGAGCATGCTAATAAAATAACCTAAATTTTTGGTGACTGAATTAGAAAGAACTACCTCAGAAAACCCCTTCAAATTTCTCGAAACAGGCCCTCTGGCTGAGGAAGAATTGTCTCTTGAATTAGTTGAAAGACTCACTGAGGACCCTTACCACGGTCTCGTCCCCTGTTACAAATTCGATATGGTCCACAGGGAAAAACGCACCAAGATGGGAAACATTTCACTCCGCATCGGGAACAGCGATCTGCTAGTCAGAAATTCCGGACAAATAGGTTATGACGTATTATTCGGATATCGAGGAAACCGATATGCGGCAAGAAGTTGCCGGCTTCTATTACCTCTGGCCCATATGCATGGCCTTAATCCCCTCTGGATAACATGCGATCCAGATAACATTGCATCTAGAAAGTCCTGCGTAATCGCCGGCGCTAAATACGTTGATACAATAAGACACCGAACCTCGGATTCAACGAACCTGTCAGGCTTTTTCGAAAAATGCCGCTACCGAATCGATCTCCACCTATTACTCTCATGCAAGCAAACTTCCAGTTAGAATGACCTTTCCCATGGTTCGATTCGCTTCTAGATACTCGTGCGCATCGGTCGCTTCATCAAAGGGAACCGTCCGATCAATGATGGGCTGCAATTCTCCGGTCATAAAACCTTTGTAGCAATCCTTCTCAAAGGCCTTCACTAACCTAACCTTGTAATCAAGTGACCGGTTCCTCAAGGTTGAACCAATAATTTTCAGACGCTTAAGTAGAACCTTACTAACGTCCACTCCTCTTAACTCTTTACTTCCCAAAAGAGCGAGCATAACCAGACAACCATCGGGCGCAAGGCACTCAAGGTTACGATCAAAATAGTCACCCCCAATAAAATCAAGAATGATGTCAACTCCTCGATTGTTGGTGAATCTCTTCACAGAATCTACAAATTTTTCCTCTCGGTAATTCGTTGCAAATGCAGCTCCCAGGCTCTTGCAAAACTCTAATTTCTGAGTGCTCCCCACTGTTACAATCGCAGAGCAATCAAAATATCTGACTAATTGGACAGCCGCCGTTCCAACTCCACTTGCTCCGGCATGGATCAGTACCTTATTACCCTTTTCTATTCCCGCCAGCCACCGTAGCGCCTGGTACGCAGTAAGAAAGACCTCGGCAATTCCAGCTGCTTTAACAAAGTCCATATTCTCCGGAATCGGGAGCGCTAGCCTCTCGTCGACAGCCACATATTCTGCATAGCCACCACCGGCCAACAGTGCAAATACCGAATCGCCCTTCTGGAATTTCGAGCATGCACTACCAGCCTCTTCCACCTTGCCCGCCATTTCCAAACCCAATATTGGACTCGCACCCAACGGTGGCGGATATAATCCTTCCCTTTGCATCGCGTCGGCACGATTCACTCCAGCTGCTTCTATCCGGACTAAAATTTCCTTCTCTCCGATTTCCGGTCTCTCCGCTTCTCCAACATATAAAGCGCTGGGCGGCCCGGGTTCATCTATCAAAATTGCCTTCATGTCTGGGCCAATTCTTACTACTTCCTCTTGTTAACGAATTTCCTCAAAACCGGGGCCTTAAAGTAGTGAGGCAATACACTCTCTAAAGTCTTTCATAGCATGTGGCAATCCCCCATTGCGGCTAACAAAAACCTCGAAACGCAAAACAATTAAAATTGATCGTTCTCCTCTATTTAGCATCATATCCTTGGTGAACACAAAACAAGCGCTCTTTGAATTAGGAGTATGTGGGAATACTATCTCAAAACAAGAAAAGAAGTTTTTAGATGAGAACGGCTATTTAATTCTCCATGATGTTCTTTCCTCCGAATTCATTCTCCGAATGAAACAACGTCTCGACGAACTGACTCACACGGAAGGAGACAGGGCTGGGACAGAGGTCCACCAGGAAGAGGGAACCGATCGCCTCAGTAACCTCATTAATAAAGACCCTGTTTTCGATATTTGCTTCACTCATCCAAAAGTTCTGGCCTCAATCGCCCACGTTTTACAGGACGATCTTAAACTTTCCTCTCTCAACTACCGGGCCGCTCACCCCGGAAGTGGTCTTCAGAAACTCCACGCTGACTGGAAAGAGGCAGTCCCGCCTTGGGACTTTCAAGTCTGCAATTCGATTTGGCTACTTGACGACTTCGTCTCTAACAACGGACCCACCAGGGTGGTACCTGGTTCACACATGAGTGGAAAGCTGCCTACTGATGTGATGGAGGATCATATGGCTTCCCACCCTGATGAGACCTATCTTATTGCTCCGGCTGGAAACGTCGTTGTGTTTAATTCACACACCTGGCACGGTGGAACCTTGAACCTTTCTCAAAAACCCCGCCGCGGCCTGCACTCTTACTTCTGTCGCCGCCAACATCACCAGCAACTGAACCAAAAAAAATTCATCATTCCTGAAACTCTCATGCGCCTAAGTCCGGCTACTCGTTTTATTTTAGATGTTTGAAATAGAACTATTCATAACTACCATCTAGACATTTCGAGGCGCAACTCATAGCACAATCAGCCCCTATCGTGATCATCCTCCTTCCTCAGAGTTTTTTATATAGTCTAGTAACATCTGATTCAATATGAGAGATGCAAATCGTGCCACTGGTAATTCAACCGTCACTCGGATAATACGGGCCGAGTCTGAAGCGATATCCAATATACCCGAAGACAATGATTTCGAACTCGCCTTGGATCTAATCTATGAGAGGGTTCATCGCCAAAACGGAAAGGTGATCACAAGCGGCATAGGGAAGGCAGGACATGTTGCGCTGAATCTCTCCTCGACTTTTGCGGCTACTGGAACTCCTGCAACTTTTCTTCATCCCGCTGAAGCACAACACGGGGACCTTGGGCTGGTTCACAAAAACGATATCCTGCTCCTCGTCTCAAACTCCGGGAAAACCCGAGAATTACTAGAACTAGTTCAGCTAACACGTAATCTGCACGCGGACCACCCCGTAATGGTCATCACCGGAAATCGGGAGAGCCCTCTTGCTAAGAAGGCAATCGTTATTCTCTATACCGGAGGTCCTCCAGAAGTCTGTCCACTTAATTTGACTCCCACCAGCTCGATTACGACTATGATGGTCATTGGGCACATCCTAACCATACTCCTGATGATGAAAATTGAATTTCCCCGTGAGGCTTTCTATATGAGGCACCACGGGGGCTATTTAGGCTCCCTAGCTAAAGCTGAAAAGAGCGATTGATTTTCAAAGCCATGAATCATCTATTCCTTATAGCAGGACCGTGCGCTATTGAAGACGAGCAAATGCCTCGCATCATCGCGAAGAAAGTCAAAGATCTCACCGATCAACTCGAGATACCGTTTGTTTTTAAAGCATCATACCGTAAAGCGAACCGTACCCGCCTAGATAGTTTCGTTGGTTTACCCAGAACCGTCGCGTTGGAAACTCTAGGGTCTATAAAGGAAGAATTCGGCGTTCCAGTACTAACAGATGTCCACGAGAGTTGGGAATGTGATGAAGTCGCGGAGTACGTAGATTATCTACAAATTCCAGCATTTCTGTGCCGCCAAACCGACCTTCTTATAGCAGCGGCAAATACGGGGAAAGGGATCAATATTAAGAAAGGCCAGTTTCTCTCGCCTGATGCAGTAGAATTTATTTTGGAGAAGATCCACTCTACCGGGAATTCGAGCATCTGGTTGACAGAACGAGGCTCGAGTTTCGGATACGAATCTCTAATCGTCGATATGACGGGAATCCCTCGGATGAAGGAATTTGGATTCCCAGTTGTAGTTGACTGTACTCATTCTGTGCAGAAACCCAATCAGAGATCAGGTGTAACAGGCGGTGATGCAACCCACATTGAAACGCTAGCTCTTGCATCAGTGGCGGCTGGGGCTGACGGCCTATTCATCGAAGTTCATCCGTCACCGAATCATGCAAAAAGCGATGCTGCCAGTATGCTGTTGTTGGAAAAACTTGAACCACTTTTAGTAAAGGCGAAAAAATTTTTTGATTTAAGAAAAGAGGAGCAATAACAGAAACTAAGACATCCTACCACAATATGGAGAATCCTAAAATCAGTCATCTGCTTTCCAATAATCAAAGTTCCATGCGTGCACTCGTCCTCGATGGAATCGGCTTCACTCACAGCAAAGTGATTGATATTCCAATCCCGCGCCCTGGCCCCAATGAGCTTCTAGCCCGTGTTGATGCGGCCGGAATTTGTGCGTCACTGATTAAGATCATCGAGCAGGGCGCAAACCATCCTACCATCTATGGATGGGACTTAAGCCAATTTCCCCTTATCCTCGGCGACGAGGGTTCCATTACACTTGTGGAAATCGGTGAAAACCTCATTGATTCCTACCATTCAGGAGAGCGTTACACCATTCAACCCGCGGTCTATCACGCCCCAATCAGACATCGAGAGCGGTATCGCAATCATGCACAAGGCGTTGATAAGATGGGAGTTGGCTATACATTACCCGGGTTTCTGGCTGAGTATATCATCGTGGGTGAGGAGGTCTTGGCGGCCAATTGCCTCATCCCTCTCCCCGATGATTCCCTACCTTATGCCCACGTGGCCATGGCAGAACCGTTCTCCTGTGTCGTAGCCTCCCACGAACACCATCTTCACTTGGTTCAAGTAAAAGCTACCCATCCTCGCAAAGTGACAAAGGGCATCAAGAAGAACGGTATCACCCTTATCATCGGGGCAGGAGCAATGGGCAGAATGCACATCGACCAAGCTTTATCAGCCCATCCCAAAGCAATAATTGTTAGCGATCTAATACAAAACCGATTGGACCGCGCCCAGTTACTTTTCCAACTTCGGGCTGAGCAACTCGGCATCGAGCTTCATTTTATTAATCCCACAAAGTCCAACATCAAGAACCTCGTGAACAAGGTATCTGACGTCCAGGGCGCTGACGACGTCATCGTCGCTGTTGGTGCGCCCGAAGCCGTGGAGAGCGGTCAACACTTGGTTGGACGCGATGGGGTTCTCAATATTTTCGGAGGGCTGAAAAGTGGAAATGCAACTGTTCAGCTAGACGCCAACATCGTCCACTACAGAGAAACATACGTCACGGGATCCTCCGGCGGCCAAATCTGGGACATCGTCCGTTCCCTTGAGCTCATAGCCTCCAAAGATATTGATCCCAGCGCTCATGTCACTCGCATCGGAGACCTATATCATGCCCCTACCCTTATCCAACAAATTAAAGCTTGTGAGCTCGACGGAAAAGCCGTCATTTATCCTCACCGTCATAGCAAAGAAATCCTTTCAGTCGATCGTTGGAGTGCCGACGACGAGACCGCTTACCTTAGCGATTCAGAATAGTTTTGACTGGCATTAGTTAAGCAAAGATTTCGAGCAAATACTATGGGTAAACTTTACTTCCGCTAA encodes the following:
- the mrdA gene encoding Peptidoglycan D,D-transpeptidase MrdA, producing the protein MFEIHRNYDPRLRIFYLIFGILFCVLIAMLAFRQLVKGGEYRDEEKRQSLRRILIPGPRGNIYDREGRLLVGNRPRFSAVVYLGELRPEFRSKYIEMVIEARQRSESIDRYELNIEARRQVVQGYLDLINEILDREETVSRHEIERHFRQNLLLPFPLIADLHPDQYARLIELIPVESPIQIQTGSTRYFPYGSAACHTIGFVGSTWEVSEDGLPGADLTTLTFKGNEGRTGIEYHFDKHLQGSTGGEFWIVDPSGFQYKQTAFKLPLKGNNLSLTIDIDLQTVAEREMGNRVGGIVALDVKTGEVLVLASKPNFDLNRLSPFIPNRVYREITASGAWLNRAVSGLYPPGSTFKIVTATAGLTSGAITASTEFECHGELKVGKRNFVCRNHKEHGEFSLDWALLKSCNVYFYRLGLKTGVDMISQTALSFGLNQPTGIELPNETKKMIIPDRKWKQSRRYDRWYPGDTANLSIGQGYLRVTPLQFACLTASLARGETRTQPTLIFDQARDHRAIDHGGKPIPLPSEEYRRIIDGMEQATLVGSARLARIPGLRIASKTGTPQVIVKGKTLSFGAFIAFAPIEDPQIALSVFIEATSRDDQYSGGITAAPIGRAILEAYFEKKEKRLKVAGL
- the phoD gene encoding Alkaline phosphatase D, yielding MKLRGYLTPLAAGLLVSLLTVHGANLRSGPMLGYSTMKEVLVWVQTDVPADVKIKYWEQDLPETAQFTDVVRTNKQTAFVAQCIADKVTWSRVYEYSVIIDGQKVIPRFRKGYAEKGPIPLSFQTQPRWRHAEAADFSPPDFSVALGSCAYFTEKGYNWEESKTPYGDHYEIFESIYEHDPDLMIWLGDQIYLREADWTSRTGIFHRYNHFRSFPYLRALFATVHQYAIWDDHDFGPNDIGRTFWNKEATLEAFKLYWGNPSYGFKDMPGITTFFNWGDANFYLLDNRYYRVAADDDPEPFGGPKSHHGKEQIDWLVETMRHQQGQDDFAYPSSFNIVVTGNQVLSDSPNPEGFRNYHSEWQYMIDRIIHAKIDGVIFLTGDVHFTEFSKEVHISGAKSSTPGNPGASYPFHDLTISPLTSAAFLDPWDNSYRVDIFPDSNDDFITKRNFAILDFKGPKSDRRIEIRIFDSEGNLINQKHDGKKGQIDGLWILKANDLKAPK
- the lsrG gene encoding (4S)-4-hydroxy-5-phosphonooxypentane-2,3-dione isomerase, which codes for MYVIIAPIQIKEGKKAEFIQEMILDSKGSIENEPGCLTFDIIQDPDDLNRIWLYEVYEDEAAFKIHTETPHFIKWRDTVKDWSVECPVKTVIGGSKIYP
- a CDS encoding 2-haloacrylate reductase, yielding MKAILIDEPGPPSALYVGEAERPEIGEKEILVRIEAAGVNRADAMQREGLYPPPLGASPILGLEMAGKVEEAGSACSKFQKGDSVFALLAGGGYAEYVAVDERLALPIPENMDFVKAAGIAEVFLTAYQALRWLAGIEKGNKVLIHAGASGVGTAAVQLVRYFDCSAIVTVGSTQKLEFCKSLGAAFATNYREEKFVDSVKRFTNNRGVDIILDFIGGDYFDRNLECLAPDGCLVMLALLGSKELRGVDVSKVLLKRLKIIGSTLRNRSLDYKVRLVKAFEKDCYKGFMTGELQPIIDRTVPFDEATDAHEYLEANRTMGKVILTGSLLA
- the kdsD gene encoding Arabinose 5-phosphate isomerase KdsD encodes the protein MRDANRATGNSTVTRIIRAESEAISNIPEDNDFELALDLIYERVHRQNGKVITSGIGKAGHVALNLSSTFAATGTPATFLHPAEAQHGDLGLVHKNDILLLVSNSGKTRELLELVQLTRNLHADHPVMVITGNRESPLAKKAIVILYTGGPPEVCPLNLTPTSSITTMMVIGHILTILLMMKIEFPREAFYMRHHGGYLGSLAKAEKSD
- the kdsA gene encoding 2-dehydro-3-deoxyphosphooctonate aldolase — encoded protein: MNHLFLIAGPCAIEDEQMPRIIAKKVKDLTDQLEIPFVFKASYRKANRTRLDSFVGLPRTVALETLGSIKEEFGVPVLTDVHESWECDEVAEYVDYLQIPAFLCRQTDLLIAAANTGKGINIKKGQFLSPDAVEFILEKIHSTGNSSIWLTERGSSFGYESLIVDMTGIPRMKEFGFPVVVDCTHSVQKPNQRSGVTGGDATHIETLALASVAAGADGLFIEVHPSPNHAKSDAASMLLLEKLEPLLVKAKKFFDLRKEEQ
- the yggP gene encoding Mannitol-1-phosphate 5-dehydrogenase; protein product: MENPKISHLLSNNQSSMRALVLDGIGFTHSKVIDIPIPRPGPNELLARVDAAGICASLIKIIEQGANHPTIYGWDLSQFPLILGDEGSITLVEIGENLIDSYHSGERYTIQPAVYHAPIRHRERYRNHAQGVDKMGVGYTLPGFLAEYIIVGEEVLAANCLIPLPDDSLPYAHVAMAEPFSCVVASHEHHLHLVQVKATHPRKVTKGIKKNGITLIIGAGAMGRMHIDQALSAHPKAIIVSDLIQNRLDRAQLLFQLRAEQLGIELHFINPTKSNIKNLVNKVSDVQGADDVIVAVGAPEAVESGQHLVGRDGVLNIFGGLKSGNATVQLDANIVHYRETYVTGSSGGQIWDIVRSLELIASKDIDPSAHVTRIGDLYHAPTLIQQIKACELDGKAVIYPHRHSKEILSVDRWSADDETAYLSDSE